The proteins below are encoded in one region of Telopea speciosissima isolate NSW1024214 ecotype Mountain lineage chromosome 10, Tspe_v1, whole genome shotgun sequence:
- the LOC122641684 gene encoding calcium-dependent protein kinase 20-like, whose amino-acid sequence MGNCCVTPASLLGKKQGRKKPNPFSVDYSGNYGTGAGNKVVLKNPTGQDIGANYVLGRELGRGEFGITVLCTDIKTKEAFACKSISKKKLRTAVDIEDVRREVEIMKHLPPHPNIVSLKDTYEDDKAVHLVMELCEGGELFDRIVAKGHYTERAAATVTRTIVEVVQVCHKHGVMHRDLKPENFLFANKKETSPLKAIDFGLSVFFKPGEVFTEIVGSPYYMAPEVLKRKYGPEVDVWSAGVILYILLCGVPPFWAETEQGVAQAIIRSVVDFRRDPWPKVSDNAKDLVKKMLDPDAKRRFTAQQVLDHPWLQNSKKAPNVNLGETVRARLRQFSVMNKLKKRALRVIAEHLSVEEVAGIKDTFEMFDTEKTGKIKLEQLKAGIRMVGHPFSDAEIEILMQAGDVDGDGALDYGEFVAVTVHMKKIGNDDHLRKAFAFFDQNQSGYIEIEELREALADELGSNGEEVINAIIHDVDTDKDGRISYEEFATMMKAGTDWRKASRQYSRERFNSLSMKLMKDGPLQLENEGR is encoded by the exons ATGGGGAATTGCTGTGTCACACCGGCGAGTTTGTTGGGGAAGAAACAAGGGAGAAAGAAGCCCAACCCTTTCTCTGTTGATTATTCTGGGAATTATGGAACTGGAGCTGGTAATAAGGTTGTCTTGAAAAATCCGACTGGTCAGGATATTGGGGCCAACTACGTGCTGGGTCGTGAGCTCGGTAGGGGAGAATTCGGGATTACGGTTCTTTGCACTGATATAAAGACAAAGGAGGCATTTGCCTGCAAATCAATCTCCAAGAAGAAGTTGAGAACTGCAGTGGATATCGAAGATGTGAGAAGAGAGGTGGAGATCATGAAGCATTTGCCCCCACACCCAAACATTGTGAGCTTGAAGGATACTTATGAGGATGATAAAGCCGTTCATCTCGTCATGGAATTGTGCGAAGGTGGTGAATTGTTTGATCGAATCGTTGCGAAGGGACATTACACCGAACGGGCTGCCGCCACTGTTACTCGTACCATCGTTGAAGTTGTTCAG GTTTGTCACAAACATGGGGTGATGCATAGGGACCTCAAACCTGAGAATTTTTTGTTTGCAAACAAGAAGGAAACATCTCCCTTGAAGGCGATTGACTTTGGGTTATCAGTTTTCTTTAAACCAG GTGAAGTGTTTACAGAGATAGTCGGAAGTCCTTACTACATGGCTCCAGAGGTTCTGAAGCGAAAGTATGGCCCAGAGGTTGACGTCTGGAGTGCTGGAGTGATCCTTTACATTTTATTATGTGGTGTTCCACCTTTCTGGGCAG AAACTGAGCAAGGAGTTGCACAGGCTATTATTCGCTCAGTCGTAGATTTTAGGAGAGACCCTTGGCCTAAAGTTTCTGATAATGCAAAAGACCTTGTCAAGAAGATGCTTGATCCAGACGCAAAGCGGCGGTTTACTGCTCAGCAAGTGCTTG ATCATCCTTGGTTGCAAAATTCTAAGAAGGCTCCAAATGTCAACCTGGGTGAGACTGTCAGGGCAAGACTTAGACAATTCTCCGTAATGAACAAGCTCAAGAAAAGAGCCCTAAGG GTGATTGCAGAACATTTGTCAGTGGAGGAAGTAGCAGGAATAAAGGATACATTTGAAATGTTTGACACTGAAAAAACTGGGAAGATCAAACTTGAGCAGCTAAAAGCTGGAATACGAATGGTTGGACATCCATTCTCTGATGCGGAGATCGAGATTCTGATGCAAGCT GGAGATGTAGATGGTGATGGGGCTCTGGATTATGGAGAGTTTGTTGCAGTTACAGTACACATGAAAAAGATTGGGAATGATGATCATCTTCGTAAAGCTTTTGCATTCTTTGATCAAAATCAGAGTGGTTACATTGAGATTGAAGAGCTACGTGAAGCTTTAGCTGATGAATTGGGTTCTAATGGTGAGGAAGTCATCAATGCCATTATTCACGACGTGGACACAGACAAG GATGGACGAATTAGTTATGAAGAATTTGCCACTATGATGAAGGCAGGCACAGATTGGAGGAAAGCATCAAGGCAGTATTCTCGAGAACGATTCAATAGTCTCAGTATGAAATTGATGAAAGATGGACCATTGCAGTTAGAAAATGAGGGTAGATGA